The following are encoded together in the Desulfococcus multivorans genome:
- a CDS encoding IS630 family transposase, with protein MEKIDARKLAPELQQQLRNQAIRLRKSGRKYKEIAEIVGVHFTTVCEWCKRYEREGAKAIQIRKRGRPHGSCRTLSPDQEKEVQKTIYDKCPDQLKLPFALWTRIAVQQLIKERFSINMPIRSVGEYLKRWGFTPQKPLRGAYKQNPRAVEKWLDEEYPAIEKRARIENAEIHWGDETGLCNESYHGRSYAPRGQTPAIRLHPRCARVNLISTVTNQGKVRFMVYEDKMNSSTMIKFMERLTKDADRKVFLILDNLKVHHSHVVRDWLSEHKDRIEVFFLPSYSPELNPDEYLNCDLKAGVHSSVPARTKDQLKKKAISHLRKLQKLPARVMKYFKHPKIRYTKCSAV; from the coding sequence ATGGAAAAAATTGATGCACGCAAACTTGCGCCGGAATTACAGCAGCAACTTAGAAATCAGGCGATTCGACTTCGTAAATCCGGAAGGAAATACAAAGAGATCGCAGAAATTGTCGGCGTTCATTTCACGACCGTTTGCGAATGGTGCAAAAGATATGAGCGCGAGGGAGCAAAGGCGATCCAGATCAGGAAGCGCGGCCGCCCGCACGGCAGTTGCCGCACCTTGAGTCCAGATCAGGAAAAAGAGGTTCAGAAGACCATTTACGACAAATGCCCTGACCAGCTCAAACTGCCTTTCGCGCTTTGGACTCGCATTGCGGTCCAACAATTGATCAAAGAGCGCTTTTCCATCAACATGCCCATACGGTCGGTTGGTGAATACCTGAAGCGATGGGGATTTACGCCCCAGAAGCCGCTGAGGGGGGCTTACAAACAGAACCCCAGGGCGGTAGAAAAATGGCTTGATGAAGAGTATCCAGCCATTGAAAAAAGAGCCAGGATTGAAAACGCCGAAATTCACTGGGGAGATGAAACCGGCCTTTGCAATGAAAGCTATCACGGCAGAAGCTACGCACCTCGCGGTCAGACCCCGGCTATTCGGCTTCATCCCAGATGTGCGAGGGTCAATCTGATTTCTACAGTTACGAATCAAGGCAAGGTCCGTTTCATGGTTTACGAGGATAAAATGAATTCAAGCACGATGATCAAATTCATGGAACGACTCACTAAAGATGCTGATCGAAAGGTATTCCTCATCCTCGATAATCTGAAGGTTCATCACAGTCATGTTGTCAGGGACTGGCTGTCGGAACATAAAGACCGAATCGAGGTGTTCTTTCTGCCGTCCTACTCTCCAGAGCTGAATCCGGATGAATATCTCAACTGCGACCTCAAGGCCGGTGTCCATTCAAGCGTACCGGCGAGAACGAAAGATCAATTGAAGAAAAAAGCGATATCACACTTGCGCAAGCTTCAAAAACTGCCGGCTCGAGTAATGAAGTACTTCAAACATCCTAAAATTCGCTATACAAAATGTTCGGCTGTTTAA
- a CDS encoding class I SAM-dependent methyltransferase, with translation MTKLNLYLHIGLHKTGTTAIQQFLVDNQSLLAQQGYLYPETGLANNAHYGLSNLLKLDTKESWNTHLWEQLWGEIQNSKYKNIILSSEDFSIAQTIDPLLFLRQHARIKIVIYLRRQDYLIQSAYNQLVKEVSTRLNVTIQEFVAKNIRNVYKYVNFENRLELWHKYFGKENICVRIYEKEQLTEGIFADFLESIELKMDTPYIEPNQKTNRSFHPDVTEFLRLTNKISNEQHLALVAELSGISDILNTQNPTKQRLLLSPIARRDIQKRYEMSNREIAQYYLNRDNKCLFYEPWPDPDEPWEPYLGLTEDRFDEIASRLNTKWQNLLTQVKLQNLDMFMANRNIAIISILNKHQHNESSQHYELVEQNDNWFNKLNWQKDRMILSELLFRLEHYRNMDWDLGDDCFVFYKTKFLIDQYAKFWGLRPTFEANNIFELGLWDGGSVAFWFEYFQPKKHVGIDFQKRDNSPYFHQYVQSRHLEGRIKTYWDTNQIDVKQLRQIFLQEFSEPLDLVIDDASHMYGLTKTSFEVLFPLLRPGGLYIIEDWTWGYWAEFQKPDHPWFTKTPFTQLIFELIESVGTSRAKNDNAPLISDISVFKGFTVVERGAYNLTNPNQFKLNQFITRRSKPQYTSVDMYIKNLTRQLNQSEQLLQEIQNSRAWRLVQKWYAFRNFLRGKKLKK, from the coding sequence ATGACAAAACTAAATCTATATTTACATATCGGTTTGCATAAAACAGGAACAACTGCTATTCAACAGTTTTTAGTAGATAATCAATCATTATTAGCCCAACAAGGTTATTTGTACCCCGAAACAGGATTAGCTAATAATGCTCATTATGGATTATCCAACCTCTTAAAACTTGACACAAAAGAGTCCTGGAATACACATTTATGGGAGCAATTATGGGGTGAAATACAAAATTCAAAGTATAAAAACATAATATTAAGTTCGGAAGATTTTTCAATAGCCCAAACTATAGATCCTCTTTTGTTCTTAAGACAACATGCTCGTATAAAAATAGTTATCTACCTTAGACGACAAGATTATCTGATTCAGTCAGCTTATAATCAATTGGTTAAAGAGGTGTCTACCCGATTGAATGTAACGATTCAAGAATTTGTGGCAAAAAATATTCGTAATGTCTATAAATATGTAAATTTTGAAAATCGTCTTGAATTGTGGCACAAGTATTTTGGAAAAGAAAATATTTGCGTCCGAATTTACGAAAAAGAGCAATTAACAGAAGGGATTTTTGCTGATTTTTTAGAATCCATTGAGTTAAAAATGGATACACCCTATATTGAACCTAATCAAAAAACTAATAGAAGTTTTCACCCAGATGTAACAGAGTTTTTGCGACTTACAAATAAAATAAGTAATGAACAACACCTTGCGCTCGTTGCTGAATTAAGTGGCATTTCGGATATATTAAACACACAAAATCCGACTAAACAAAGGTTACTCTTATCTCCTATAGCCAGAAGAGACATTCAAAAACGCTATGAAATGTCTAATAGAGAAATTGCTCAATATTATTTAAACCGTGATAATAAGTGCTTATTCTACGAGCCTTGGCCCGATCCAGACGAACCTTGGGAGCCTTATTTGGGATTAACTGAAGATAGGTTTGATGAGATTGCATCCCGATTAAACACGAAGTGGCAAAATCTACTAACTCAGGTGAAACTACAGAACTTAGATATGTTCATGGCTAATAGGAATATAGCAATCATATCGATATTAAATAAGCATCAACACAATGAATCATCTCAACATTATGAACTTGTTGAACAAAATGACAATTGGTTTAACAAATTAAATTGGCAGAAAGATCGAATGATATTAAGTGAATTACTTTTTCGCTTAGAACATTATCGAAATATGGATTGGGATTTAGGTGATGATTGTTTTGTTTTCTATAAAACAAAATTTCTAATCGATCAATATGCCAAATTTTGGGGGTTACGACCTACATTTGAAGCGAACAATATTTTTGAGTTAGGTTTGTGGGATGGTGGTAGTGTGGCTTTTTGGTTTGAGTATTTTCAACCCAAGAAACACGTAGGGATTGATTTTCAAAAAAGAGATAATAGTCCTTATTTCCATCAATATGTTCAATCGCGCCATTTAGAGGGACGAATTAAAACCTATTGGGATACCAACCAAATTGACGTAAAACAGTTACGGCAAATTTTTTTACAAGAATTCTCAGAACCTTTAGATTTAGTGATTGATGACGCATCTCACATGTATGGCTTAACCAAAACAAGTTTCGAGGTTTTGTTTCCTTTGTTACGTCCCGGTGGTTTGTATATTATTGAAGATTGGACTTGGGGATATTGGGCCGAATTTCAAAAACCTGATCATCCATGGTTTACCAAAACACCATTTACTCAGCTAATATTTGAATTAATAGAATCAGTTGGAACAAGCCGAGCCAAAAATGATAATGCTCCACTTATTTCTGATATATCAGTATTTAAAGGGTTTACGGTTGTTGAACGCGGAGCATACAACTTAACTAACCCTAATCAATTTAAGTTAAACCAATTTATCACTCGGCGATCTAAACCACAATACACTTCTGTAGATATGTATATTAAAAACTTAACGAGACAGTTAAATCAATCTGAACAATTATTACAGGAAATTCAGAATTCTCGTGCTTGGCGATTGGTTCAGAAATGGTACGCATTTAGAAATTTTTTAAGAGGGAAAAAATTAAAAAAGTGA
- a CDS encoding IS1634 family transposase: MYLRTVKRKNRDGDTVEYYQLAHNERHPVTRNSTTRIIHNFGRADQLDRDQLVRLCNSIARVCGLQVSDPLSTVPQDSPSDFPKDLQIIRTLDFEAVWVIEALWERLGIGKTLRDLVQSEGVNPAYERALPAMTANRLCEPESKLGVWDRWLSKVYMPGCHDLKRDHMYEAMDFFHEHAADIEKTIFFHTANLFNLKVDLIFYDTTTASFSIDQEDEGTDASDEAVRKYGRSKSGVWTPQVIVALAVTPEGLPVRCWVFDGNTSDVDTIEKVRSDLRGWNLNRALFVADAGMNSRTNKEELARACGKYLLATRMVSVAEVKRDVLSKRGRYQKIKDNLHAKEVIIGDGERRRRYMLCYNPKEAKRQEKHRQTVVESLEKAFDKHPRKQATAKWAIALLGSKRYSRYLTISKNDTVRIDRSKIREAKRYDGKWVLETNDDTISMEDAACGYKGLMVIERCFRSLKQTRIKMCPMYHWLPRRIETHVKICVLALLIERVAELACGRSWGRIRHALERLQITEFQTPDRSFLKRNEIQPDVNSILNKLEISAPKSILAIE; this comes from the coding sequence ATGTATTTGCGCACTGTCAAGAGAAAAAACCGAGACGGCGACACCGTCGAGTACTATCAGCTGGCGCACAACGAGCGTCATCCGGTCACCCGCAACTCGACAACGCGAATCATCCATAACTTTGGCCGGGCCGATCAACTCGATCGAGACCAGCTCGTTCGTCTGTGCAATTCCATTGCCAGAGTTTGCGGCCTTCAGGTTTCTGATCCACTATCCACAGTACCCCAGGATTCCCCGTCCGACTTTCCGAAAGACCTTCAAATCATCCGGACGCTCGATTTCGAGGCGGTTTGGGTGATAGAAGCGCTCTGGGAGCGGCTTGGCATTGGAAAAACCCTGCGCGACCTTGTTCAATCAGAAGGCGTGAATCCCGCTTATGAACGGGCGCTGCCGGCAATGACGGCAAACCGGCTTTGTGAACCCGAGTCAAAGCTGGGTGTATGGGATCGTTGGCTCTCAAAAGTTTATATGCCGGGATGTCATGACCTGAAACGGGATCATATGTACGAGGCCATGGATTTTTTCCATGAACACGCCGCCGATATTGAAAAGACGATATTCTTTCATACCGCCAACCTCTTCAATCTCAAGGTGGATCTCATCTTTTATGACACCACCACCGCATCCTTCTCAATCGATCAGGAAGATGAAGGCACGGATGCGTCTGATGAAGCCGTCCGAAAATACGGCAGATCCAAAAGCGGCGTATGGACCCCTCAGGTCATTGTCGCCCTGGCGGTCACACCCGAAGGGTTGCCCGTTCGTTGCTGGGTCTTCGACGGCAACACTTCAGATGTCGACACCATCGAAAAGGTCCGTTCCGATCTGAGAGGATGGAACCTCAACCGTGCGCTTTTCGTGGCCGACGCCGGGATGAATTCCCGCACCAACAAGGAGGAGCTTGCCCGGGCCTGCGGCAAATACCTCCTGGCAACGCGCATGGTCAGTGTCGCCGAAGTCAAGCGGGATGTGCTGTCCAAACGGGGAAGATATCAGAAGATAAAGGATAACCTCCATGCAAAAGAGGTCATCATCGGAGACGGTGAACGTCGAAGACGATATATGCTCTGTTACAACCCCAAAGAGGCCAAACGGCAGGAAAAGCATCGGCAGACGGTCGTCGAGAGCCTTGAAAAGGCGTTTGACAAACATCCCCGCAAACAGGCGACCGCCAAATGGGCCATTGCCCTGTTGGGCTCAAAACGCTACAGCCGGTACTTGACCATATCAAAGAACGACACCGTCCGGATCGACCGGTCTAAAATCCGTGAAGCCAAACGATACGACGGCAAATGGGTGCTCGAGACCAATGACGATACCATCAGCATGGAAGACGCGGCATGCGGCTACAAGGGTCTGATGGTCATCGAGCGCTGCTTTCGATCCCTCAAGCAAACCCGGATCAAAATGTGCCCCATGTACCACTGGCTGCCTCGAAGGATTGAAACCCATGTGAAAATCTGTGTCCTGGCCCTGCTGATCGAACGCGTTGCAGAGCTTGCATGCGGAAGATCCTGGGGCCGCATCCGCCATGCACTTGAAAGGTTGCAGATTACCGAATTCCAGACGCCGGATCGCAGCTTCCTCAAGCGCAACGAGATTCAGCCGGATGTCAACAGCATCTTGAATAAATTGGAAATATCCGCACCAAAATCAATTCTCGCAATAGAATAA
- a CDS encoding class I SAM-dependent methyltransferase, whose protein sequence is MLTQDDWFEAVCRSYSNPPVFYNGIKLPGFPSDEIQTNTTGQSGINTLKEAFIFYQDCIENFKILGMPLQKKHTLLDFGVGWGRIARFFLRELPLKNIYGIDVTEDFIEICKKTFQTENFLVTEPFPPTQLSSRKFNFIIGYSVFSHLSEKACESWMREFSRLLVPGGMVALTTRGRTFFDFCKSLKGKGHTGYLAALSNLFDDFSDARTRYDQGEFVHSNRDGVNGGGAMTADFYGETFIPEEYARSAYSELFHLEKFLFDPSRQTHPIMFFRKKSNSL, encoded by the coding sequence ATGTTAACCCAAGATGATTGGTTTGAAGCTGTATGCAGGAGCTATTCGAATCCTCCTGTATTTTATAACGGGATCAAGTTGCCCGGCTTTCCCTCCGATGAGATACAAACCAATACCACAGGCCAATCAGGTATCAATACACTTAAAGAAGCATTCATTTTTTATCAGGACTGCATCGAAAATTTCAAAATTCTTGGCATGCCTCTTCAAAAAAAGCACACTCTGTTGGACTTCGGGGTGGGCTGGGGAAGAATTGCACGCTTTTTTTTGCGCGAACTCCCCTTGAAAAACATTTACGGCATCGATGTCACAGAAGATTTTATAGAAATCTGTAAAAAAACTTTCCAAACTGAGAACTTTCTGGTAACGGAACCTTTTCCGCCGACGCAATTATCCAGCAGAAAATTTAACTTTATCATAGGTTATTCAGTCTTTTCACATCTATCTGAAAAAGCATGCGAAAGTTGGATGCGGGAATTCAGTCGTCTCCTTGTGCCGGGAGGAATGGTCGCCTTAACAACGCGCGGACGAACATTTTTTGACTTCTGTAAGTCTCTTAAAGGGAAAGGACATACAGGATATCTGGCCGCCCTTTCAAATCTGTTTGATGATTTCTCTGATGCTCGCACGCGTTACGACCAAGGCGAATTTGTGCATTCCAATCGAGACGGTGTGAACGGAGGAGGGGCAATGACAGCCGATTTTTACGGTGAAACATTTATACCTGAAGAATATGCCCGATCAGCATACTCAGAGCTCTTTCATTTGGAAAAATTCCTTTTTGATCCATCGAGACAGACACATCCGATCATGTTTTTTCGCAAAAAAAGTAACTCGTTATAA
- a CDS encoding NAD-dependent epimerase/dehydratase family protein, with translation MPISNICANISGCPMKNRKDFVMIPPTSYKKAVILGAAGFIGINLSHALAQKGYKLICFDQVTTPHWPQKATPITGDFATLSAELLQELDHALVFHLISSSRPSPFTIGAADEVSRDLVTTIRYLEETRIRNLRWVFLSSGGTVYGQNNGKTITESEPTNPICSYGVVKLAIEKYFALYQKLHGIDYVTVRLSNPYGPWQHPLRGQGVISTMLYKALRNELIEIWGDGSNVRDYIYITDAVHGVLNAAMIGKSGETYNIGTAFGLSINQLIEIMKKTLNIKPVVRYCAARSVDVNRNVLNFMKISAHTGWKPETSIDEGMAMTASWLNQNFEFFK, from the coding sequence GTGCCTATATCGAATATTTGCGCAAATATTTCGGGTTGCCCGATGAAAAACAGGAAGGACTTCGTGATGATTCCACCTACATCGTATAAAAAAGCCGTCATTCTCGGTGCCGCGGGGTTTATCGGTATCAACCTTTCACATGCCCTAGCCCAAAAGGGATATAAACTGATTTGTTTCGATCAGGTTACCACCCCTCACTGGCCCCAAAAGGCAACGCCTATCACCGGGGACTTCGCAACACTGTCTGCTGAACTCCTCCAGGAGCTTGATCACGCCCTGGTCTTTCACCTGATCAGTTCCTCTCGGCCGTCGCCCTTTACAATAGGGGCTGCAGACGAAGTCAGCCGTGACCTTGTAACCACGATCCGATACCTTGAAGAAACCCGTATCCGCAACTTGCGATGGGTCTTTCTTTCTTCGGGCGGCACCGTCTACGGCCAGAACAACGGCAAAACGATTACCGAATCGGAACCAACGAATCCCATCTGCTCTTATGGTGTTGTCAAGTTGGCTATCGAAAAATATTTCGCCCTTTATCAAAAACTGCACGGTATCGATTATGTAACGGTTCGGCTGTCCAATCCTTATGGCCCTTGGCAACATCCCCTGAGGGGTCAAGGCGTCATTTCCACCATGCTGTACAAGGCCCTCCGAAATGAACTGATAGAGATATGGGGAGACGGATCGAACGTGAGGGACTACATCTATATCACAGACGCCGTTCATGGTGTTCTGAATGCCGCCATGATCGGCAAAAGTGGAGAAACCTATAACATCGGCACGGCCTTCGGCCTATCCATCAACCAGTTGATCGAAATCATGAAAAAAACGCTGAACATAAAACCCGTTGTCAGGTATTGTGCAGCAAGGTCCGTCGACGTTAACAGAAACGTTCTAAATTTCATGAAAATTTCCGCCCACACTGGCTGGAAGCCCGAGACAAGCATTGATGAAGGCATGGCAATGACGGCGTCCTGGCTCAATCAGAACTTTGAATTCTTTAAATAA